A stretch of Triticum aestivum cultivar Chinese Spring chromosome 1D, IWGSC CS RefSeq v2.1, whole genome shotgun sequence DNA encodes these proteins:
- the LOC123182363 gene encoding protein NUCLEAR FUSION DEFECTIVE 4, whose product MSSPTSVHWLSLVGSVWLQTINGPNSDFPVYSSELKTVKGISQVQLNFLAFASDAGKLFGWFAGVAALYVPLWLVAVVGAAFGLVGYGVQFLFLDSPRLAYWHLFVLTSLAGNGICWINTVCYLICINNFPSDSRVAVSLATSYLGLSAKFYTTMEDTLKGLRYSQAKKYLLLNAVVPMLVTLLVIPSLRVVKPGSGKRTDFGFFAMFAITLATGACAVVGSIGSKSLGVSSKEHLISLYVMLAVPILIPVALRVRESMAKIREAANKRVHRVHDLGENGMCWLNKEIEVASNVKEEEEEEKVAAGMEQGGQEEVGGLGLLRRLDFWMYFFSYMFSGTLGLVFLNNLGQIAESRRLGDPSTLVSLSSSFGFFGRLLPAFLDYYTAKSGYSISRTASMASLMAPMAGAFFLLMDPRDMLLYTSTAVIGTCTGAITSVAVSATSELFGTKNFGVNHNVLVANIPVGSLCFGYLAGFLYQREARGGNSCIGPACYRDTFLLWGLTCAVGTALCAALYARSGKRSGGNKGPEVSGSAGV is encoded by the exons ATGTCGTCTCCGACCTCAGTCCATTGGCTGAGCTTGGTGGGAAGCGTCTGGCTGCAGACCATCAACGGCCCCAACTCCGACTTCCCCGTCTACTCGTCTGAGCTCAAGACGGTCAAGGGCATCTCCCAGGTGCAGCTCAACTTCCTCGCCTTCGCCTCCGACGCCGGGAAGCTCTTCGGCTGGTTCGCCGGCGTCGCCGCGCTCTACGTGCCTCTCTGGCTCGTTGCCGTCGTCGGCGCCGCCTTCGGGCTCGTGGGGTACGGCGTCCAGTTCCTGTTCCTGGACAGCCCCCGGCTCGCCTACTGGCACCTGTTCGTGCTCACCTCCCTCGCCGGCAACGGCATCTGCTGGATCAACACCGTCTGCTACCTCATCTGCATCAACAACTTCCCCTCCGACAGCCGCGTCGCCGTCAGCCTCGCCACCAGCTACCTCGGCCTCAGCGCCAAGTTCTACACCACCATGGAGGACACGCTCAAGGGGCTCCGCTACTCCCAGGCCAAGAAGTACCTGCTCCTCAATGCCGTCGTGCCCATGCTCGTCACCCTCCTGGTGATACCGTCGCTCCGGGTGGTGAAGCCCGGGAGCGGCAAGAGGACCGACTTCGGGTTCTTCGCCATGTTCGCCATCACCCTGGCCACCGGAGCGTGCGCCGTCGTGGGCAGCATAGGGTCCAAGTCCCTAGGGGTCTCGTCCAAGGAGCACCTGATCAGCCTCTACGTGATGCTGGCCGTCCCGATCCTGATCCCGGTGGCGCTGAGGGTCCGGGAGAGCATGGCCAAGATCCGGGAGGCGGCCAACAAGAGGGTGCACAGAGTGCACGACCTCGGCGAGAACGGCATGTGCTGGCTCAACAAGGAGATCGAGGTGGCCAGCAacgtcaaggaggaggaggaggaggagaaggtggccGCCGGCATGGAGCAGGGAGGTCAGGAGGAGGTCGGCGGCCTCGGGCTGCTACGGAGGCTCGACTTCTGGATGTACTTCTTCAGCTACATGTTCAGTGGCACGCTGGGTCTGGTCTTCCTCAACAACCTGGGCCAGATCGCCGAGTCCCGCCGCCTCGGCGACCCCTCCACTCTGGTCTCCCTGTCGTCCTCCTTCGGATTCTTCGGCCGCCTCCTTCCCGCCTTCCTGGACTACTACACCGCAAA GAGCGGCTACTCGATATCGAGGACGGCGTCGATGGCGTCGCTGATGGCGCCGATGGCCGGGGCCTTCTTCCTGCTGATGGACCCGAGGGACATGCTGCTGTACACGAGCACGGCGGTGATCGGGACGTGCACGGGCGCCATCACCTCGGTGGCGGTGTCGGCGACGAGCGAGCTGTTCGGCACCAAGAACTTCGGGGTGAACCACAACGTGCTGGTGGCCAACATCCCCGTGGGCTCGCTCTGCTTCGGCTACCTCGCCGGGTTCCTCTACCAGCGGGAGGCGCGCGGCGGCAATAGCTGCATCGGCCCCGCCTGCTACCGGGACACCTTCCTCCTCTGGGGCCTCACGTGCGCCGTCGGGACGGCGCTCTGCGCCGCCCTGTACGCGCGCTCCGGCAAGAGGAGCGGCGGTAACAAGGGACCAGAAGTTTCTGGTAGCGCAGGGGTGTAG